The following is a genomic window from Candidatus Effluviviaceae Genus I sp..
TCTCGACCGCGCGCCGGAGATGGGGGATGACGATCGAGCCCCCCACGACGAGGGCGACGTTCATGGCGTCGAGCATCTCGTCGTCGGACGCTCCCTCCTCGGCGCAGCGGACGATGTGGTACGCGATGCAGTCGTCGCAGCGGAGCACCATGGAGCAGGCCAGGCCGAGGAGCTCCTTCGTCTTCGCGTCGAGCGCGCCGGGTGCGTAGGCCCGCGCGTCCAGCGCGAAGAACCGCTCGATCCCGAGGTGCCCCTTGGCGTGGACCCGTTCGTTCTGCGCTTCCCGCCGCTCTCGGAACTGCCTGAGGCGCGATGCGTCCATGGACCGACCTCCGTGTGCGATGACCAATGCCCCGCCGCCGCCGGCGCGCGACCGGCATCGTACCCGATGAGCGGCGACGACCGCAACGGGGGCGGCCCACGCGCGATCCGGCTCTCGACGCGCGTGGACCCGTACCACGACGGATGGCGGCTCTCCGACTACCTGGCGCATCGATTCCGCTATCTCGACGCGGCGACGTGGGCCGCGCGCCTTGCCGCAGGCTCAATCTCGGTCAACGGCGCTCCGGGGCGGCCTGAGACGCCCGTCGGGCGCGGCGACCTCGTGGAGTACGAGGTCCTCGTCGTCGAGCCGCCGGTGGACTTCTCGTACGAGGTCCTTCACGACGACGAAGACGTCGTGGCCGTGTCGAAGTCGGGGAACATCCCCTGCCACGCCGGCGGCTCGTACTTCACACACACGCTCGTCGCGCGGGTCCGCGCGGACCTCGGTCGGCCGCTCGACCTCGCGCACCGGCTCGACCGCGAGACGAGCGGCGTCGTCGTGCTCGCCGGGAACCGCGAAGCGGCGCGCGCCCTCTCGGGCGCGTTCGCGCGCGGCGAGGTCGCGAAGGAGTACGTCGCGGCCGTGCGCGGAGAGCCGTCGTGCGACGCGTTCGAAGTGGACGCGCCGATCGCGCCGGCGGGGCGCGACTGTCCGGTCGCCCGCCGCGTCGTGGACCGCGAGCGCGGTCGTCCGGCGAGGACGCTCTTCCGGGTCGAGTCGCGACGCGGCGGCTTCGCCGTGGTGCGCGCGGACCCGCTCACGGGGCGCACGCACCAGGTCCGCCTGCATCTCGAGCACGCGGGGCACCCGATCGTGGGCGACAAGATCTACGGGATGCCGCCTGATCTCCTGCTCGAGTCGGTGCGGAACCCGGCCGCGCCGCGCGTCCTCGAGCACCTCCTGCTTCCTCGTCACGCGCTGCACGCCGCGCGGCTCGAGTTCCTTCATCCGCGGACGGGCAGGCTTCTCACGCTCGAGGCGTTCCTGCCCGCGGAC
Proteins encoded in this region:
- a CDS encoding RluA family pseudouridine synthase, whose protein sequence is MSGDDRNGGGPRAIRLSTRVDPYHDGWRLSDYLAHRFRYLDAATWAARLAAGSISVNGAPGRPETPVGRGDLVEYEVLVVEPPVDFSYEVLHDDEDVVAVSKSGNIPCHAGGSYFTHTLVARVRADLGRPLDLAHRLDRETSGVVVLAGNREAARALSGAFARGEVAKEYVAAVRGEPSCDAFEVDAPIAPAGRDCPVARRVVDRERGRPARTLFRVESRRGGFAVVRADPLTGRTHQVRLHLEHAGHPIVGDKIYGMPPDLLLESVRNPAAPRVLEHLLLPRHALHAARLEFLHPRTGRLLTLEAFLPADMMEFIAGIDRHR
- a CDS encoding carboxymuconolactone decarboxylase family protein, whose amino-acid sequence is MDASRLRQFRERREAQNERVHAKGHLGIERFFALDARAYAPGALDAKTKELLGLACSMVLRCDDCIAYHIVRCAEEGASDDEMLDAMNVALVVGGSIVIPHLRRAVETLDGLRAEA